One Caballeronia sp. NK8 DNA window includes the following coding sequences:
- a CDS encoding ATPase, protein MSTVVEPGSEEKVALSALEQGTAEPPLTTDGADDGELERELTQMEADADRLQKEGVISTDDAEMKRAEVAKTRKLFRDLPAAERISIIKRRREIGRQLLDRQLSGAAVVTARVRLNHTRLKPLFEQWWPYINRMSINMQRFGRSTFGENDKEVVNSALEKLLGGIESYVDEQLRVAEGFRQQKEAELRANKEFVFEPTIPMPAMDIEVEAYSRFSMRVLGVIMKFDRAMDHFDFMVWNGLRDQSDVDDEAVNFLKRFNPLGIRGYMTHLKLMTTVRGN, encoded by the coding sequence ATGAGCACGGTTGTCGAACCCGGCAGTGAAGAGAAAGTGGCGCTGAGCGCGCTTGAACAAGGTACGGCCGAGCCGCCACTCACGACCGACGGCGCGGACGACGGCGAACTCGAGCGCGAACTGACGCAGATGGAGGCCGACGCAGACCGCCTCCAAAAAGAAGGCGTGATCTCCACCGACGACGCCGAAATGAAGCGAGCGGAAGTCGCCAAGACGCGCAAGCTGTTTCGCGACCTTCCGGCAGCGGAACGTATTTCCATCATCAAGCGCCGCCGTGAGATTGGCCGTCAGTTGCTGGACCGCCAGCTTTCCGGTGCGGCAGTCGTGACCGCCCGCGTGCGTTTGAACCATACGCGTCTGAAGCCGCTGTTCGAACAATGGTGGCCGTACATCAACCGCATGAGCATCAACATGCAGCGTTTCGGCCGCTCGACGTTCGGCGAGAACGACAAGGAAGTGGTCAACAGCGCGCTCGAAAAGCTGCTCGGGGGTATCGAGAGCTACGTTGACGAGCAACTGCGCGTCGCCGAAGGCTTCCGCCAGCAAAAGGAAGCGGAGCTTCGGGCGAACAAGGAATTTGTGTTCGAGCCTACGATCCCGATGCCCGCGATGGACATCGAAGTCGAGGCCTACTCGCGCTTTTCGATGCGCGTGCTGGGCGTCATCATGAAGTTCGACCGGGCGATGGATCACTTCGACTTCATGGTCTGGAACGGCCTTCGCGACCAGTCGGACGTTGACGATGAAGCCGTCAACTTCCTCAAGCGCTTCAACCCGCTTGGCATTCGCGGGTACATGACGCACCTGAAGCTGATGACGACGGTCCGCGGCAACTAA
- a CDS encoding DUF4400 domain-containing protein, which produces MASRFGSHIKVWFLLVPVLAIAVMPAIPERKLFEVPEAETHSLVESVGQDRVDRAMRSANEEFRRAFVDSGLLHRTLNASGKVGGLDDGGFSSFAHTWTENFWLLVYRMLFRAMVMKMWIVGTLLFAIGMFIDGAARRKIKASAAGFVSPLSFHLAGHGLLIVTGTLFAVLVVPLPVLVGYWVAVAALLGGLLWKAAESFQSSR; this is translated from the coding sequence ATGGCTAGTCGGTTCGGTTCGCACATCAAGGTGTGGTTTCTGCTCGTGCCGGTGCTAGCCATCGCGGTCATGCCGGCCATCCCGGAGCGCAAGCTATTCGAGGTGCCGGAAGCGGAAACACATTCTCTAGTTGAGTCGGTGGGGCAGGACCGTGTCGACCGCGCCATGCGCAGCGCCAACGAAGAGTTCCGCCGTGCATTTGTCGATAGCGGGCTGCTTCACCGCACGCTGAATGCCTCCGGAAAGGTAGGCGGCTTGGACGACGGCGGGTTCTCGTCGTTCGCGCATACGTGGACCGAGAACTTCTGGCTGCTGGTGTACCGGATGTTATTCCGCGCGATGGTGATGAAGATGTGGATCGTCGGGACGCTGCTTTTTGCGATCGGCATGTTCATCGACGGTGCGGCGCGCAGGAAGATCAAAGCGTCGGCTGCGGGCTTCGTGAGTCCGCTGTCTTTCCATCTGGCCGGGCACGGGTTGCTGATTGTGACCGGGACGCTGTTCGCGGTGCTGGTGGTTCCGTTGCCGGTCTTGGTCGGCTACTGGGTTGCCGTCGCCGCGCTCCTCGGAGGTCTTCTCTGGAAGGCAGCCGAGTCTTTTCAGTCGTCGAGATAG
- the traD gene encoding conjugative transfer system coupling protein TraD (Members of this protein family are the putative conjugative coupling factor, TraD, as the term is used for the SXT and TOL plasmid systems.): MNYVNHFRPIYEFRPFLVWPIVIVGILVSGMPYGWAFALAGAALLSIRALQIWKALSFRMAISTKWLSKIRIEKLLATQNAMRKRADSMYLGIGYEWTQKHTQIAHEILRMPVTDIPSLPKWLPKTEIGRTVEERIERLFGPRDSIRDRMPQGSSWIHGMEQKKVEVPFHYKAMGGHTLVAGTTGAGKTRTYEVISTQVIHNPKDVLIIVDPKNDDEWKKRVEKECERTGRKFLYFNQAKPHESIRLNPLENWSQPSEIPSRIAQLMEEGQFRDFAFLFIDRAVKGELYVGDKPNLRSILKYAQSGIGNLLDRGLRRFFIENGLTDWEELTVTATVKDAQRRNDASLIDGMVKLYLDRFAAHDRGHETIDGLIATHTHDREHYMKIIASALPLLQMLATGETGLMLAPKADDFEDEREIWDIDKIIKQKAVLYMGLDSLSNNIVQKAIASMALSDVAAVCGAIYNFYAEKPDVVLIIDEIAEAINEQVIQILNKGRGAGFKAFVAFQARADLEAKLGNAAKMLQVLGNLNNQVVLRLEDSDTAKWFSDKVGETAIRVVNVSNSTNTTTEAHALEFSGSQSRSIQLEKVPLIPVKLLHSLPNLQYFMRISGGAVYQGRIPIIEG, from the coding sequence ATGAACTACGTCAATCACTTCCGTCCGATTTACGAATTTCGACCGTTTCTCGTCTGGCCCATCGTCATCGTTGGCATCTTGGTCTCGGGGATGCCCTACGGCTGGGCGTTCGCGTTAGCCGGCGCGGCCCTGCTGTCGATCCGTGCGCTCCAGATATGGAAGGCACTGAGCTTTCGTATGGCCATCTCAACGAAATGGCTGAGCAAGATTCGCATCGAGAAGCTTCTCGCCACGCAGAACGCGATGCGGAAAAGAGCGGACTCGATGTATCTGGGCATCGGATACGAGTGGACGCAGAAACATACGCAGATTGCCCACGAAATCCTGCGGATGCCCGTAACCGATATTCCGTCGTTGCCCAAGTGGCTGCCGAAAACCGAGATTGGCCGGACGGTGGAGGAGCGCATCGAGCGACTATTCGGCCCGCGCGACAGCATTCGCGATCGCATGCCGCAGGGTTCGTCGTGGATCCACGGAATGGAACAGAAGAAGGTCGAGGTGCCGTTTCACTATAAGGCCATGGGCGGACACACGCTGGTGGCGGGCACGACTGGCGCGGGAAAGACCCGCACCTACGAAGTCATCTCCACGCAGGTGATCCACAACCCCAAGGACGTCTTGATCATCGTCGACCCCAAGAACGATGATGAGTGGAAAAAGCGCGTGGAGAAGGAATGCGAGCGCACCGGGCGCAAATTCCTGTACTTCAATCAGGCGAAGCCGCACGAGTCGATCCGCCTGAACCCGCTAGAAAACTGGTCGCAGCCGTCGGAAATCCCGTCGCGCATCGCGCAGTTGATGGAAGAAGGCCAGTTCCGTGACTTCGCGTTTCTCTTCATCGACCGCGCCGTGAAAGGCGAGCTGTATGTGGGCGACAAGCCAAATTTGCGCTCCATTCTCAAATACGCACAGTCAGGGATTGGCAATCTGCTCGACCGTGGGCTGCGACGATTTTTTATCGAAAACGGCCTGACAGATTGGGAAGAACTGACCGTCACCGCGACAGTAAAAGACGCGCAGCGCCGCAACGACGCCTCGCTGATTGACGGGATGGTGAAGTTGTATCTCGACCGCTTTGCCGCTCACGACCGGGGGCACGAGACGATCGATGGGTTGATCGCCACGCACACCCACGACCGCGAGCACTACATGAAGATCATCGCGTCGGCCTTGCCGCTCCTACAGATGCTAGCGACCGGGGAAACCGGCCTCATGCTCGCGCCGAAAGCGGACGACTTCGAGGACGAGCGCGAGATTTGGGATATCGACAAGATCATCAAGCAGAAGGCGGTCCTGTACATGGGGCTCGATTCGCTATCGAACAACATCGTCCAGAAGGCGATCGCATCCATGGCATTGTCGGACGTCGCGGCAGTGTGCGGGGCTATCTATAACTTCTATGCCGAGAAGCCCGACGTCGTGCTCATCATCGACGAGATCGCAGAGGCGATCAACGAGCAGGTGATACAGATTCTGAACAAAGGCCGCGGTGCGGGATTTAAGGCGTTCGTCGCGTTCCAGGCGCGTGCCGACCTCGAAGCGAAACTCGGAAATGCAGCGAAAATGCTGCAGGTTTTGGGTAACCTCAATAATCAGGTGGTGCTTAGACTAGAGGACTCAGATACAGCAAAGTGGTTCTCGGACAAAGTCGGCGAGACCGCGATTCGGGTAGTCAACGTGTCCAACAGCACGAATACCACGACTGAGGCGCATGCGCTCGAATTCAGCGGGTCACAGTCCCGGTCCATTCAGTTGGAGAAGGTGCCGCTCATTCCCGTGAAGCTACTTCACAGCTTGCCGAATTTGCAGTACTTCATGCGCATCTCGGGCGGTGCCGTGTATCAGGGTCGCATTCCTATCATCGAAGGCTAA
- a CDS encoding TraI domain-containing protein codes for MIAAHEAILAEDLFATHLKRIELVRQCANESTETEFARKWLAVLRRCANWFSSMPLTPELHCEPGGAFRATIESTFYAMRLAGGQKFAADLTSDKRRRLEPQYNYAVFLAAACSLLDEPFRHFEMVRLSDRTKWNPAAHGAFGTWIGAGQFAVERRVTPLKNERMRTAMFAQTVISPELLSGFDTAVLDDLFNAINPERSPQGFEPLVHKVVRQAMDVAVDFERKAQRAVFAPVKYDVPSAVHVALALEPQFVASPAPASVDPSVDPVQSSATTASVPPVTTSEPQSAVVGATADSEHASASAPKFSQSLLDALERSEAQAAGAAAPEPSTGPSAPASRPAPVDPAAARPARSNANRVGPSDEELTELLGPGAAMLKEFFKALAGDVATGKAEVTWEEKGLAVKKRLVGGYGITSDTLVEQLKKRSLLMRAHGNDICIVERAGRLIVERPAA; via the coding sequence ATGATCGCCGCACACGAAGCAATCCTCGCCGAGGACCTATTCGCTACGCACCTGAAGCGCATTGAGCTTGTTCGTCAATGCGCTAACGAGAGCACTGAGACGGAATTCGCGCGTAAGTGGCTTGCAGTGTTACGCCGCTGCGCGAATTGGTTTTCGTCTATGCCGCTGACGCCCGAGTTGCATTGCGAGCCGGGCGGTGCATTCCGCGCGACGATTGAATCGACCTTCTATGCAATGCGGCTTGCGGGTGGGCAGAAGTTCGCGGCTGACCTCACGTCTGATAAGCGTCGCCGGTTGGAGCCTCAATACAACTACGCGGTCTTCTTGGCCGCTGCGTGCTCGCTGTTGGACGAGCCGTTTCGTCACTTCGAGATGGTGCGGCTTTCCGACCGCACGAAATGGAACCCGGCGGCGCACGGGGCGTTTGGCACGTGGATCGGGGCCGGTCAGTTCGCGGTTGAGCGGCGTGTGACGCCACTGAAGAACGAGCGCATGCGCACCGCCATGTTCGCCCAGACCGTCATCTCTCCCGAGCTGCTCTCCGGGTTCGACACAGCGGTGCTGGACGACCTCTTCAACGCGATCAATCCGGAGCGCAGCCCCCAAGGCTTCGAGCCGCTCGTCCACAAGGTCGTGCGCCAGGCGATGGACGTTGCAGTGGATTTCGAGCGCAAGGCACAGCGCGCCGTGTTCGCGCCGGTGAAGTATGACGTTCCCTCAGCCGTGCACGTAGCGCTCGCCCTGGAGCCGCAGTTCGTCGCGTCGCCCGCCCCGGCCAGTGTCGATCCGTCGGTGGACCCGGTACAGTCGAGCGCCACGACGGCGTCTGTACCCCCGGTGACTACCTCAGAGCCGCAGTCGGCCGTTGTTGGAGCAACGGCCGACTCCGAGCACGCGAGCGCCTCTGCGCCCAAGTTCTCTCAGTCGTTGCTCGATGCGTTGGAGCGCAGCGAAGCACAGGCCGCAGGTGCGGCTGCGCCTGAGCCCTCGACCGGCCCGAGCGCGCCAGCGTCGCGTCCGGCGCCGGTCGACCCCGCCGCAGCGCGTCCTGCGAGGTCCAATGCAAACAGGGTCGGGCCGTCTGACGAAGAATTGACGGAACTTCTGGGCCCCGGCGCTGCAATGCTGAAAGAGTTTTTCAAAGCTCTTGCTGGCGACGTCGCGACCGGAAAGGCGGAAGTGACGTGGGAAGAGAAGGGCCTGGCCGTCAAGAAGCGGCTCGTGGGCGGATACGGCATCACGAGCGATACCCTTGTCGAACAACTCAAGAAGCGCAGTCTCCTCATGCGCGCACACGGCAATGACATCTGCATTGTCGAGCGCGCCGGCCGTCTCATCGTGGAGCGACCCGCGGCATGA
- a CDS encoding type IV secretion system protein has product MVIFQTGAFAQAADASAGSATAAGAAALASPDGDFGKGAQTAVTQIDSLVGNLIPNAITASSGVMDEANKFAWGLGVISLVLLGIRFAGTHHPISAWVNLFEEVAVLGIFVALYLGYTSSASGFWTWFKDLAAHISGASDSSTGGQMAHLAGVIFDGLKEKLKSIRILNIPAVLSDAAVMLLAAFFMCLAAIVFIYYSAVGQIQSAIGIVLGPIAIALAFSSYTRNYFVKWLDWMISAGMYVVVVAILMKLVGSSIGDAVSKASGVGGATTVNAMYVFNLAIFILLLSLEIPKLAAIFGGGASATGTAALKLAKGFIP; this is encoded by the coding sequence ATGGTGATCTTCCAGACTGGCGCGTTCGCGCAAGCGGCTGATGCCTCGGCGGGTTCTGCGACGGCCGCTGGCGCGGCGGCGCTCGCCAGTCCGGATGGCGACTTCGGAAAGGGCGCACAGACGGCAGTCACGCAGATAGATTCGCTAGTAGGCAATTTGATACCCAACGCGATCACCGCAAGTTCGGGCGTGATGGACGAGGCGAACAAGTTCGCCTGGGGCTTGGGCGTCATCTCGCTGGTCCTCCTGGGCATTCGATTCGCCGGTACCCACCACCCCATTTCTGCCTGGGTCAATCTATTCGAAGAGGTCGCTGTACTTGGCATCTTCGTCGCGCTTTACCTCGGCTACACGTCGAGTGCGAGCGGTTTCTGGACATGGTTTAAGGATCTGGCGGCACATATCAGTGGCGCGTCGGATTCCTCGACGGGTGGCCAGATGGCGCATCTGGCAGGCGTCATCTTTGACGGGCTAAAGGAAAAGTTGAAGTCAATTAGGATTTTGAACATTCCGGCGGTCTTGTCTGATGCGGCGGTCATGTTGCTCGCCGCATTCTTCATGTGCTTGGCGGCGATCGTCTTCATCTACTACTCGGCAGTGGGCCAGATCCAATCAGCTATCGGGATCGTGCTGGGGCCAATTGCGATCGCTCTCGCTTTCTCGTCCTACACCCGCAACTACTTTGTTAAGTGGCTGGATTGGATGATTAGCGCCGGAATGTATGTCGTCGTCGTTGCGATCTTGATGAAGCTCGTCGGATCGTCAATCGGCGACGCGGTGTCGAAGGCGTCTGGCGTTGGTGGGGCAACAACGGTGAATGCGATGTACGTCTTCAATTTGGCGATATTCATCCTTTTGTTGTCGCTCGAGATTCCGAAGCTTGCGGCGATCTTTGGCGGCGGCGCAAGCGCAACCGGCACTGCGGCGCTGAAGCTGGCAAAGGGCTTCATTCCATGA
- a CDS encoding type VI secretion protein, with amino-acid sequence MMKKLLRCVAATGVLTLGFVQHANANMPVFDASNFIQNTMTAAAAVKGEVYQDSNLVYQYQMMLNQLKQATNLNPAAMLAQFNSITSDISSLTKYTDALKDLYGGLQNNAEYASKVQALITQSGKTPEQWFTDQNTLLQNNDKTAKQLFQQGNDVISHVSTLAKRRQEIQDQLNMSPTMEATAQLTTHMLDIISSQNSDLLTMMAAKQRSDAVKDSATVVDQQASNAAQASLKAKQDQQRAAFDAQIGSSKVLGQ; translated from the coding sequence ATGATGAAAAAACTGCTCCGCTGCGTCGCAGCCACCGGCGTTCTGACGCTGGGATTCGTGCAACACGCCAACGCGAACATGCCGGTGTTCGACGCGTCGAACTTCATTCAGAACACGATGACGGCGGCGGCCGCCGTGAAGGGTGAGGTTTATCAGGACTCGAACCTGGTGTACCAGTACCAAATGATGCTCAACCAGTTGAAGCAGGCGACCAACCTGAATCCTGCGGCGATGCTGGCGCAGTTCAACAGCATCACGAGCGATATTTCGAGCCTGACAAAATACACGGATGCGCTCAAGGACCTGTATGGCGGCCTGCAAAACAATGCGGAATACGCAAGCAAAGTTCAGGCACTTATCACGCAGTCGGGCAAGACGCCGGAACAGTGGTTCACGGACCAGAACACGCTGCTCCAGAACAACGACAAGACGGCCAAGCAACTCTTCCAGCAGGGCAACGACGTAATCTCGCACGTGAGCACGCTCGCCAAGCGCCGGCAGGAAATTCAGGATCAGCTGAATATGTCGCCGACGATGGAAGCGACGGCACAGTTGACCACGCACATGCTGGACATAATCTCCAGTCAGAACAGCGACCTTCTGACGATGATGGCAGCTAAGCAGCGAAGCGATGCCGTGAAGGATTCGGCGACGGTCGTAGATCAGCAGGCGAGCAATGCGGCGCAAGCGTCTCTCAAAGCTAAGCAGGACCAGCAGCGCGCTGCCTTCGACGCTCAAATCGGGTCGTCAAAAGTATTGGGGCAGTGA
- a CDS encoding VirB4 family type IV secretion system protein — protein MLKMMFTKRAVQEIAPWATMVTPELVLNKDGSLLTVFEFEGIDADSPNPGDITAARDNLDHACRNFDHRITAWWRMSHRRVRGGMDGTFASEADARVDAINQAIIGSGKYFKNSHSLALAFTPETGISRIFDKISYHMTVGGKNLAVAMFEAAKDTILARSAFAFDLTKIQNEIKRFESVIDGFVGGVTRLKMKRLQLQNVLSFLHQRANPSTPKRRVRYPVTMLDTHLTETEVTIGATELMFESAHGKVYARIIGIKEWMGFQEAALDVLSQVDAELDVCVMFRFLDTSRASAYIKKIRGFYKVAAFNPVAILKQWATKEEQKNDEGREILAKEAGDALAKLDAEGQQYGFANISVVVYGSTPEECEDATRQVVGVIGNAGFGVILEKTNLFASWSATLPGRWDQQRRLQFVETPAVSDIAPLCSVGEGSKVNEWLTQQSGTKTGPLTCLPTRHRTLQYFDLHHPGGKAHTLVVGPIGAGKSVFLNYLMTQTGRHGARRIRFDKDRSTRIPTLLAGGRFIDATGRFEAATSVNPLSLIAEEKHWSYVADWVQLAIEGEDYTCTPQQQTEIYERIRTLALGFPPEKWRLSGLITLLPADLRERLQVWTEGNKNGKFFDHAEDGFAISDDLSIEMGDLFQNFPVAAALFMDYAFYRIAQILDGKRYTVIEIEEAGFFFTYPKFYARLEIWAVTIRKLNATLLMATQSLGQVARVPNFEILKENIPNIIYLPNSDAINNQGLYSDVFGLTQHQIKMISDAVPNRDYLWVTAKQSRMLQAQFPKEALAYLRSDGRAQALLDKHVKSGSPHWREDYVRDVLVNA, from the coding sequence ATGCTGAAAATGATGTTCACCAAGCGCGCGGTGCAGGAGATCGCGCCGTGGGCCACGATGGTCACGCCGGAATTGGTGCTCAATAAGGACGGGTCGCTGCTGACCGTGTTCGAGTTCGAAGGCATCGACGCTGATTCGCCCAATCCCGGCGACATCACGGCCGCCCGCGACAATCTCGACCACGCATGCCGCAACTTCGACCACCGGATCACCGCGTGGTGGCGCATGTCGCACCGGCGCGTGCGCGGTGGCATGGACGGCACGTTCGCGTCGGAGGCCGATGCGCGCGTCGACGCGATCAATCAAGCAATTATCGGCAGCGGCAAGTACTTCAAGAACTCGCACTCGCTCGCGCTGGCGTTCACGCCTGAAACCGGCATCTCGCGGATCTTCGACAAGATCAGCTATCACATGACGGTCGGCGGCAAGAACCTGGCTGTGGCGATGTTCGAAGCCGCGAAAGACACGATTCTCGCGCGAAGCGCCTTCGCGTTCGACCTGACCAAGATCCAGAACGAGATCAAGCGCTTTGAATCGGTGATCGACGGCTTTGTCGGCGGCGTTACTCGCCTCAAGATGAAGCGGCTTCAGCTTCAGAACGTGCTGTCGTTCCTGCATCAGCGTGCGAATCCGTCGACGCCCAAGCGTCGCGTGCGCTACCCGGTCACGATGCTTGATACCCACCTGACCGAGACGGAAGTCACGATCGGCGCGACCGAGCTGATGTTTGAATCGGCGCACGGCAAGGTGTACGCCCGAATCATCGGCATCAAGGAGTGGATGGGCTTTCAGGAGGCGGCGCTCGACGTCCTCTCGCAGGTTGACGCGGAATTGGACGTCTGTGTGATGTTCCGATTCCTCGACACATCGCGAGCGAGCGCCTACATCAAGAAGATTCGAGGGTTCTATAAAGTCGCTGCGTTCAATCCGGTCGCGATCCTGAAGCAGTGGGCAACGAAGGAAGAGCAGAAAAACGACGAAGGCCGTGAGATTCTCGCGAAGGAAGCGGGCGACGCGTTGGCGAAGCTCGACGCGGAAGGCCAACAATACGGCTTCGCGAACATTTCGGTGGTCGTGTATGGCAGCACGCCCGAGGAGTGCGAGGACGCGACGCGTCAGGTGGTCGGCGTCATCGGCAACGCCGGCTTCGGTGTAATTCTCGAAAAGACGAACCTGTTCGCCTCGTGGAGCGCGACGTTGCCGGGCCGATGGGACCAGCAAAGACGCCTGCAGTTCGTTGAGACGCCCGCCGTCTCCGACATCGCCCCGCTATGCAGCGTAGGCGAGGGCTCCAAGGTGAACGAATGGCTGACGCAGCAGTCTGGTACGAAAACCGGCCCGCTGACGTGTCTGCCCACCCGCCATCGTACGCTCCAGTATTTCGACTTGCACCATCCGGGCGGCAAGGCGCACACGCTGGTCGTCGGCCCGATCGGCGCCGGTAAGTCGGTGTTCCTGAACTACCTGATGACGCAGACCGGGCGGCACGGCGCACGGCGTATCCGTTTCGACAAGGACCGCTCGACGCGCATTCCCACGTTGCTCGCTGGTGGCCGGTTCATCGACGCGACGGGACGTTTTGAAGCGGCGACCTCGGTCAATCCACTTTCGCTGATCGCCGAAGAGAAGCACTGGTCCTACGTCGCGGACTGGGTGCAACTCGCCATCGAGGGCGAGGACTACACCTGCACGCCGCAGCAGCAGACCGAGATTTACGAGCGCATCCGGACGCTCGCGCTCGGCTTTCCGCCGGAGAAGTGGCGTCTTTCGGGGCTGATCACGCTGCTGCCGGCCGATTTGCGCGAGCGCCTTCAGGTCTGGACCGAGGGCAACAAGAACGGCAAATTCTTCGACCACGCGGAAGACGGCTTCGCTATCTCGGACGACTTGTCGATCGAGATGGGCGACCTGTTTCAGAATTTCCCGGTGGCCGCAGCCTTGTTCATGGACTACGCGTTCTACCGGATCGCGCAAATCCTCGACGGCAAGCGGTACACGGTGATTGAGATCGAAGAGGCAGGCTTCTTCTTCACCTACCCGAAGTTTTACGCGCGCCTCGAAATCTGGGCGGTGACGATCCGAAAGCTCAACGCAACGCTGCTGATGGCCACGCAGTCGCTTGGCCAGGTAGCTCGCGTGCCGAACTTCGAGATTCTGAAGGAGAACATCCCGAACATCATCTACCTGCCGAACAGCGACGCGATCAACAACCAAGGGCTGTACAGCGACGTGTTCGGTCTGACGCAGCACCAGATCAAGATGATTTCCGACGCGGTGCCCAACCGCGACTACCTGTGGGTGACGGCCAAGCAGAGCCGGATGCTGCAGGCGCAGTTCCCGAAGGAGGCACTTGCCTACCTGCGCTCGGACGGTCGCGCGCAGGCGCTCCTCGATAAGCACGTGAAGTCAGGCAGCCCGCACTGGCGGGAGGACTACGTGCGCGACGTGCTCGTCAACGCTTGA
- a CDS encoding VirB3 family type IV secretion system protein, producing the protein MRQHKVSRGLSLPRQMGGADRGLAIFNGTMTALLTYTSWSPAFLLVGVVVHVFLRWKSSTDPWWRIVMLVYNRYPDVYEPGPSSRFSARFKRPYGFDQDLQC; encoded by the coding sequence ATGCGCCAGCACAAGGTTAGTCGAGGCCTCTCATTGCCGCGCCAGATGGGCGGGGCAGACCGGGGACTCGCCATTTTCAACGGGACGATGACGGCGCTGCTCACCTACACGAGCTGGAGCCCGGCGTTCCTCCTCGTTGGCGTGGTGGTGCATGTGTTCTTGCGCTGGAAAAGCTCGACTGACCCGTGGTGGCGAATCGTGATGCTCGTGTACAACCGCTACCCGGACGTCTATGAGCCGGGACCGAGCAGCCGTTTTAGCGCGCGCTTCAAGCGCCCGTATGGGTTTGATCAGGACCTGCAATGCTGA
- a CDS encoding CpaF family protein yields the protein MSESADNQLLKLRPLEAEAVRMFFHALSPLRELLESPDLAEIMINDYRNVWVERRGVMTRENIDLRPEQLEGAIHSLASSVEKSAKAGSDKGIINAGHQNLRIAAVMSPTSIDGHALSIRKHRESKLTLSDYVNMGAFSAANARPEYAEAIHFEDGIEDEALMRALVALVQSRKNVLVAGGTSAGKTTFLNALIEQIPSDQRVISIEDTMELKLHVPNRVRLLSNADTNVTTQLLVALCLRFRPDRIIVGEVRGGEAYDLLQALNTGHDGGLASIHANNGRTALSRLESLAMLGIPTGSRWELEDMRKNIADCFNYVVHFKRTGEMRHVSEILEIRGFKNNDYDLQRVF from the coding sequence ATGTCCGAGTCCGCCGACAACCAACTCCTGAAGCTGCGCCCCCTCGAAGCGGAAGCCGTGCGCATGTTCTTCCATGCGCTTTCGCCGCTGCGCGAGCTGCTCGAATCGCCCGACCTCGCGGAAATCATGATTAACGATTACCGCAACGTCTGGGTGGAGCGTCGTGGCGTGATGACGCGCGAGAACATTGACCTGCGCCCTGAACAGCTCGAAGGCGCGATCCACTCGCTCGCGTCGTCCGTCGAAAAGTCGGCAAAGGCGGGAAGCGACAAAGGCATCATCAACGCGGGCCACCAAAACTTGCGTATCGCGGCGGTCATGAGCCCGACGTCGATCGACGGCCACGCACTGAGCATCCGGAAGCACCGCGAGTCGAAACTCACGCTGTCGGACTACGTGAACATGGGGGCGTTTTCGGCGGCCAATGCCCGGCCCGAATACGCGGAAGCCATTCACTTTGAGGACGGCATCGAGGACGAAGCGCTCATGCGCGCGCTCGTCGCGCTTGTCCAATCGCGCAAGAACGTGCTCGTCGCGGGCGGCACGTCGGCGGGCAAGACGACGTTCCTCAATGCGCTGATCGAACAGATTCCTTCGGACCAACGCGTGATCTCCATCGAGGACACGATGGAGCTGAAGCTGCACGTGCCCAACCGCGTGCGGCTGCTCTCGAATGCAGACACGAATGTGACGACGCAGCTGCTCGTCGCGCTCTGCCTGCGCTTTCGCCCCGACCGCATCATCGTTGGCGAAGTGCGCGGCGGGGAAGCCTACGACCTGCTGCAGGCGCTCAACACTGGCCACGACGGCGGCCTCGCGTCCATCCACGCGAACAACGGGCGCACGGCGTTGAGCCGCCTTGAATCGCTCGCCATGCTCGGTATCCCGACCGGATCGCGGTGGGAGCTGGAAGACATGCGCAAAAACATCGCTGACTGCTTCAACTACGTCGTGCATTTCAAGCGCACCGGCGAGATGCGGCACGTCTCCGAAATCCTCGAAATCCGGGGATTCAAAAACAACGATTACGACCTACAACGCGTTTTTTAA